One Luteolibacter flavescens DNA window includes the following coding sequences:
- a CDS encoding vWA domain-containing protein, with protein sequence MTFAHPWLLALLVLPVGLAVYLWKRGGRRVPLPFDHQPIPRERMLAILLKAADLLPVLLLMLAIAILAGPRRFEQPRNEREMTNILFCLDVSGSMTAPFGSGTRYDAAMQAVNDFISFRKGDAFGLTVFGSAVLNWVPLTNDVSAFKCAPPFLRPDVLPGWFGGTSIGMALRSAEKTLLAGDSGDRMIVLFTDGMSSDLMNGQDIAIAQSLKANNIKVYGVHVAEGGAPDEVGVIASITGGEIFAAGDPNGLKAVFSRIDEMEKAPLKRVTPDPVDYFQPFAIAGLGIGALYLLTLFGLRHTPW encoded by the coding sequence ATGACCTTCGCCCATCCATGGTTGCTAGCCCTGCTCGTCCTGCCGGTCGGGCTGGCGGTGTATCTCTGGAAGCGTGGCGGTCGCCGCGTGCCACTGCCCTTCGACCACCAGCCGATCCCGCGCGAGCGCATGCTCGCCATCCTGCTGAAGGCCGCCGACCTGCTGCCGGTGCTTCTGCTGATGCTCGCCATCGCGATCCTCGCCGGACCGAGGCGCTTCGAGCAGCCGCGCAACGAGCGGGAAATGACGAATATCCTCTTCTGCCTCGATGTCTCCGGCTCGATGACGGCGCCCTTCGGGTCCGGCACACGCTATGACGCGGCGATGCAGGCGGTGAATGACTTCATCTCCTTCCGGAAGGGCGATGCCTTCGGCCTGACGGTCTTCGGCAGCGCGGTGCTGAACTGGGTGCCGCTCACGAATGACGTGTCCGCCTTCAAGTGCGCGCCGCCATTCCTGCGGCCGGATGTGCTTCCGGGTTGGTTCGGCGGCACCAGCATCGGCATGGCGCTGCGTTCCGCGGAGAAGACGCTGCTCGCCGGCGACTCGGGTGACCGGATGATCGTGCTCTTCACCGATGGCATGAGCTCGGACCTGATGAATGGCCAGGACATCGCCATCGCGCAGAGCCTGAAGGCGAACAATATCAAGGTCTATGGCGTCCACGTCGCCGAGGGCGGCGCGCCGGACGAGGTGGGCGTGATCGCCTCGATCACCGGTGGAGAAATCTTTGCCGCGGGCGATCCGAATGGCTTGAAGGCCGTCTTCTCAAGGATCGACGAGATGGAAAAGGCGCCGCTCAAGCGCGTCACGCCGGACCCTGTGGATTACTTCCAGCCCTTCGCCATCGCCGGTCTCGGGATCGGGGCGCTTTATCTACTTACCCTCTTCGGATTGCGACACACGCCATGGTGA
- a CDS encoding vWA domain-containing protein produces the protein MNQTPLLLAVAAVVLATGAEWIHMGRVRSVAALAFGPDKRASLVGQAAPVIRVLALGMLVWGVATLFLLPPVAHRSSVKDVEVKDRQHLLLVLDVSPSMRLRDAGAGGKESRMDRARAVLESVIARSAHDKLHTTVVAVYNGAKPVVEETRDLEIIHNIMGDLPMHYAFQSGQTRIFDGLEEAAKIASKWPAGSATLILISDGDSVPATGMPKMPPSIGGVLVAGVGDPLKGSFIDGRHSRQDGTTLRQIATRLGGEYHDGNAKLVPTAMLERLGTITMDGIARLPGQRELAIFLTTMGASLLAGLPLLLHFAGSRWNPGPLRFQNPRKSSLPFPDKSDQLAT, from the coding sequence TTGAACCAGACCCCGCTGCTGCTGGCTGTCGCCGCCGTCGTGCTCGCCACGGGGGCGGAGTGGATTCACATGGGCCGCGTCCGGAGTGTCGCGGCGCTTGCCTTCGGTCCGGATAAAAGGGCCTCGCTGGTCGGTCAGGCTGCGCCGGTCATCCGCGTTTTGGCGCTCGGCATGCTCGTCTGGGGCGTGGCCACCTTGTTCCTGCTGCCGCCGGTCGCCCATCGTTCTTCGGTGAAGGACGTCGAGGTGAAGGACCGCCAGCACCTGCTGCTGGTGCTCGATGTCTCCCCCAGCATGCGCCTCCGCGACGCCGGGGCAGGCGGGAAGGAAAGCCGCATGGACCGCGCCCGCGCCGTGCTGGAGTCGGTCATCGCCCGCTCCGCCCACGACAAGCTCCACACCACCGTCGTCGCCGTTTATAATGGCGCGAAGCCGGTGGTCGAGGAGACGCGTGACCTGGAAATCATCCATAATATCATGGGCGACCTGCCCATGCACTACGCCTTCCAGTCCGGGCAGACGCGGATCTTCGACGGCTTGGAAGAAGCGGCCAAGATCGCCTCGAAGTGGCCCGCCGGTTCGGCCACGCTCATTCTCATCAGCGACGGCGATTCCGTGCCTGCCACCGGCATGCCAAAGATGCCGCCCTCCATCGGCGGCGTGCTGGTCGCCGGGGTGGGGGACCCGCTGAAGGGCAGCTTCATCGACGGCCGCCACTCCCGGCAGGACGGCACCACCCTGCGCCAGATCGCCACGCGCCTCGGCGGCGAGTATCACGACGGGAATGCCAAGCTGGTCCCCACGGCGATGCTGGAGCGCCTCGGCACCATCACCATGGACGGGATCGCCCGCCTGCCCGGCCAGCGTGAATTGGCGATCTTTCTCACCACAATGGGCGCCAGCCTGCTTGCCGGACTCCCTCTGCTGCTCCATTTCGCCGGGTCCCGCTGGAATCCCGGCCCTCTCCGGTTCCAAAATCCGCGGAAGTCCTCGCTTCCTTTTCCTGACAAATCCGATCAACTCGCGACTTAA